CAGGAATCCCGGATGCGCCGCCGTATATCCCGCGCCTCTGCCAGAGGCTACATAGGAGGCTTTGGTACCGGATCCACTAACAAGAAAGTGCCTTCTGGCTCGATTGGTCCCTTTGGGGAAGTATTGTAAACTCTGGTCATGTGCAGCGGCATAAACCAGTTCTTTTTCTTCAAAAAGCTTGTTCAGTTCAGTTCTGAGTAAGCGGTAAGCCTGGTGGGCCAGGTCTTGTCGGTTGCCGACGTATCGGCGATAGAAAGGCTCCAGCGATCCGAAAATTGGAAGCGGTGAGAGGTGCGTACGCGTTGGGAAATTTCCTCCATGCTCACCATTGGTATAAAAGGGATGGTGCCCAACAATCAACAACTTATCGTTTCGATACTTATAGAGTTTCTCCTGCATTTCTCGTAGAAAATCAGAAGCTTCTTGCAGGTCGTAATCGCCTGTATCGCCAAACGCTTTTTCTCCTTCAGACAACCACCATTGTGTATCCAGTAACATCAAATGGAGGTTTTTGCCCAGATCGATTATCTCGGGGCCGGGAAACCCGTTGTCTGGTAAAAATACATTGCCACGACCAAGGTACTGCTCAATGAAGAGCTCCTGGTTTTTACGCAAATTGAGCGATCCGCGCTGCCCGTTCCAGTCTTGATCGCCGGCTACAAAAAACACATTGCCCGGTGCGTCTTTAACGGCATCAAGTTGCTGACGGAGATGGGCTTCAATGGGCGGCCTGTCTGCATGGCCGGAATCTGGGAGGCCACAGCATGGTACCTGGTCTCCCAGGAAAATGGTGGTACTGTTTGTGCCGGCGCGATCAACCAATTGCTGTAGCAGGGTAAGCGCAGGGTAGTCATCCGCCATTTCGCCGGTATTGCCAACAAGAAAGACGCGATGTAACCGGGAGAACGTTAAGGGTGGGTCGGCAATTGACCAGGCTTCGTATTCTTTTTCGATATACCGCTGGGAGCTTGCACAACCACCCAGTATGAACAGGGCTGCAATAGACAGCGCTGCACACTTAAAAAAACTGGTTATGTGGCGGGGCAGGAGGTCTCTCATGTGGATTAAATAACTGCTGCGGGAGAGCAACAGGAGGTGGGCATAATAGAGGTTAAGGTTGCTTGAATTAGTTACAGTTTAGCCATTTTGCCCCCATCCATAGTCAGATCGATGCCGCTTACCCAGGATGCTTCATCTGATGCAAGGAAAAGGGCCCCATAGGCAATGTCTTCCGGTGTACCGATTCTGCCAAGTGGGTAATTGGGAATCCACTCTTTTGCTGCACGCACATCCCAGTCTTCACCTGGCTTAAGCCGCGTTTCTGCCATTTCAGTACGAACGAGCGCCGGCGAAATGGAGTTACAACGGATGCTGTAAGGGCCATAGTCTACCGCTACAGAACGGGTCAGGTTCATCACGGCGCCTTTGGTTGTACTGTAGGTCGAATTCCCCGGCTGTCCGCGTTGCCCTGCTACTGACGCTATGTTGATGATGGAGCCGCTGCCTTGCTGCATCATGTGCGGTAATACGGC
The DNA window shown above is from Bacteroidota bacterium and carries:
- a CDS encoding SDR family oxidoreductase; the encoded protein is MRIQGKTALITGGGTGIGRAIAMLFAEEGATVAISGRRKSQLDKAVSSMGANVMAIQTDVTDMAQVQQMVDTVMSAWGRIDILVNNAAVITSRTALVDTPVEAWDVMMDINVRGIFYVCKAVLPHMMQQGSGSIINIASVAGQRGQPGNSTYSTTKGAVMNLTRSVAVDYGPYSIRCNSISPALVRTEMAETRLKPGEDWDVRAAKEWIPNYPLGRIGTPEDIAYGALFLASDEASWVSGIDLTMDGGKMAKL